A window of the Armatimonadia bacterium genome harbors these coding sequences:
- a CDS encoding PQQ-binding-like beta-propeller repeat protein has protein sequence MIGVIAEHLKTHRHQLGKHALFIGSAVKIPPKDQLVLTSLEQMALKWAGDRVADLEGTEQILAALDLMAAEVTDHRERCRLLREEVGEEARPAEGHVRLSRLVKDGYYSTIFVTEPDDMLERALHAQHLEPGKDYHLLVGGLDDPEEINVALAESTRPALVKCGGDWTRDFLPLSRAELSRIAGDMNKVIQGNFKIFSVFVAMTEREDAFLAQVPKEGARIFWINTLIPMANEELYDELRIENPASAEYHRYQPHVIELLEARHSSRHLLCREPGSFNEFAAKLHTRLVRQRHLRRGQKYDLTVSRGGPYRFLDHFDVEDGDFYFGREDDVKAVMEKIQTSPITVVFGQAAMGKTSLLRAGVMAALRRESEEADKKDTHPWLVAYTRVGDEPIASIRAAIINSLEQLGYEPGKLAQTRSLCEVVKGAAELTGRQVILLLDQFAEFHVKLGDKTKEKAREALRACFDNCGDQFRMVLAIREDFVGELYEMQSDFPAIMHNMHRLHKFTPEQAADAIIKPAQNFELQVKRTLVERIVDDLNREGIEPAQLEIVCHSVYEARSKGSHFLGERLYDELGGAQQILDKYLERALNLLLPPERRVAAKMLIFIAGGSELKSAQPVERIAAEAEADRELVERVLARLVDMGLLRPVGRGRRREYELVHEILADKIQSDLAGKQPMTRDVQDLLTREMNNAAQFGLLIPPEELRMIDQARDELLMGPDELKLLIRSALTQEQETDYWFDRVMDLGDDKGEFLAQLMRDEAPQVRLTTYQKLGDHLEPRLIRHLVHGLDDDQAEIRTLATGYLGQLEGHLEAMLENRDYRVRALAARSLGRTGSRRLVKALTDSFLEGSVPLRDELTAALIAIDEPRAPAMLLRSVSAAPESAWSAAYALGRVSIAESDLKALEKAAKGKSRPELSYALGVAYTFRRSFPEAGEALSKAREGVQEEVGIASLDEADRELRRSKRRAAAGVDAWPMFGQIAAHGAMTMQQVTPPLEIAWEFVTKDQIVASPVVRDNTVYIGSRDKRLYAIDTGKGTARWSFDAPERIESAAALSQELVCFGTLSGSVHGLDVASGEQRWKVSLEGPVRSSCVIDGDGLYVGTRAGELVRLAVPTGEEVWKRTLPGEISAAPAVYEDLVLVGCWDAGIHALNTTDGSEVWVFKAQAPVSSSPAVAEGTVYCGSDDHGLYALTTRDGELIWRADLKGQVRSSGALTEELVIVGSTDGKCYAVSRATGEIVWATETAEEIMAAPSVSGEFVYVGSRDGALYALSVHDGEVVWRHQTAYGLYSAPAIAEQTVFVGLDYYNLAAFRPQAELGVGKKR, from the coding sequence ATGATCGGTGTCATCGCAGAACACCTCAAAACGCACCGGCACCAACTGGGCAAGCACGCGCTGTTCATCGGTTCCGCGGTGAAGATCCCGCCAAAGGACCAGCTCGTTCTCACCTCCCTTGAGCAGATGGCGCTGAAGTGGGCCGGTGACCGTGTGGCCGATCTAGAGGGCACCGAGCAGATTCTCGCAGCCCTCGATCTGATGGCCGCCGAGGTCACCGATCACCGTGAGCGCTGCCGGTTGCTGCGTGAGGAGGTCGGCGAAGAGGCGAGGCCCGCCGAGGGGCACGTGCGCCTGTCCCGTCTCGTCAAAGATGGCTACTACTCCACGATCTTCGTCACGGAACCCGACGATATGCTGGAGCGGGCCCTCCATGCCCAGCATCTCGAGCCCGGTAAGGACTACCATCTCCTGGTTGGCGGCCTCGACGACCCGGAAGAGATCAACGTTGCTCTGGCCGAGTCCACGCGCCCGGCCCTGGTGAAGTGCGGCGGCGACTGGACGCGTGACTTCCTACCTCTGTCCCGGGCCGAGCTCTCGCGCATCGCCGGCGATATGAACAAGGTGATCCAGGGGAACTTCAAGATCTTCTCCGTCTTCGTGGCCATGACCGAGCGGGAGGATGCCTTCCTGGCCCAGGTCCCAAAAGAGGGCGCCCGGATCTTCTGGATCAACACCCTCATCCCCATGGCCAATGAGGAGCTCTACGACGAGCTGCGGATTGAGAACCCGGCCAGCGCCGAGTACCACCGCTACCAGCCGCACGTGATCGAGCTGCTGGAGGCTCGTCACTCCTCCCGACACCTGCTCTGCCGCGAGCCCGGCTCCTTCAACGAGTTCGCCGCCAAGCTCCACACCCGACTGGTCCGCCAGCGACACCTGCGGCGTGGCCAGAAGTACGACCTCACCGTCTCGCGAGGCGGTCCCTACCGTTTCCTCGACCACTTCGATGTCGAGGACGGAGACTTCTACTTCGGCCGCGAGGACGACGTGAAGGCTGTGATGGAGAAGATCCAGACCAGCCCGATCACCGTGGTCTTCGGCCAGGCGGCCATGGGGAAGACCTCGCTGCTGCGTGCCGGTGTCATGGCCGCCCTGAGGCGCGAGTCCGAGGAAGCGGACAAGAAGGACACGCATCCGTGGCTGGTGGCCTATACCCGCGTCGGCGACGAGCCGATTGCCAGCATCCGGGCAGCCATCATCAACTCCCTGGAGCAGCTCGGGTATGAGCCGGGCAAGCTGGCGCAGACCCGGTCCCTGTGCGAGGTCGTCAAGGGGGCGGCCGAACTCACTGGACGCCAGGTCATCCTCCTCCTCGATCAGTTCGCCGAGTTCCATGTGAAGCTCGGCGATAAGACCAAGGAGAAGGCACGCGAGGCCTTGCGCGCCTGTTTCGACAACTGCGGCGATCAGTTCCGCATGGTCCTGGCGATCCGTGAGGACTTCGTCGGCGAGCTCTACGAGATGCAGAGCGACTTCCCGGCGATCATGCACAACATGCACCGCCTCCACAAGTTCACGCCCGAGCAGGCCGCCGACGCCATCATCAAGCCTGCGCAGAACTTCGAGCTGCAGGTCAAGCGGACTTTGGTCGAGCGGATCGTCGACGACCTCAATCGCGAGGGCATTGAACCCGCGCAGCTTGAGATCGTGTGCCACTCGGTCTACGAGGCGCGGTCGAAGGGAAGCCATTTTCTCGGCGAGCGACTCTACGACGAGCTCGGTGGCGCGCAACAGATCCTGGACAAGTACCTCGAGCGAGCACTGAACCTGCTACTGCCGCCCGAGAGGCGGGTCGCTGCGAAGATGCTCATCTTCATCGCCGGCGGCTCAGAGTTGAAGTCGGCGCAGCCGGTGGAGCGCATCGCCGCCGAGGCAGAGGCCGATCGGGAACTCGTCGAGCGCGTGCTCGCACGACTGGTTGATATGGGTCTGCTGCGACCGGTCGGACGTGGACGTCGTCGCGAGTACGAGTTGGTCCACGAGATCCTGGCCGACAAGATCCAGAGCGATCTCGCCGGTAAGCAGCCTATGACGCGGGATGTCCAGGACCTACTCACACGCGAAATGAACAACGCCGCGCAGTTTGGGCTGCTGATTCCGCCCGAAGAGCTGCGGATGATCGATCAGGCACGCGACGAACTCCTCATGGGACCAGACGAGCTGAAACTCCTGATCCGCAGCGCCCTGACACAGGAGCAGGAGACTGACTACTGGTTCGACAGAGTCATGGACCTGGGCGACGACAAGGGCGAGTTCCTGGCCCAGCTCATGCGGGATGAGGCGCCGCAGGTCAGACTCACGACCTACCAAAAGCTCGGCGACCACCTTGAGCCCCGGCTGATCCGCCACCTGGTGCATGGTCTCGATGATGATCAGGCCGAGATACGAACCCTTGCTACCGGCTATCTGGGACAGCTTGAGGGCCACCTGGAGGCCATGCTCGAAAACCGGGACTACCGCGTTCGTGCCCTGGCGGCACGCTCCTTGGGGCGGACCGGCTCCCGGCGGCTGGTCAAGGCGCTCACCGACTCCTTCTTGGAGGGAAGCGTGCCGCTGCGGGATGAGCTGACGGCGGCGCTGATCGCGATCGACGAGCCCCGTGCACCGGCCATGCTGCTGCGAAGCGTCTCGGCGGCCCCCGAAAGCGCCTGGAGCGCGGCCTATGCCCTGGGGCGGGTGTCCATTGCCGAGAGCGATCTCAAGGCTCTGGAGAAGGCGGCCAAGGGCAAGTCGCGGCCCGAACTCAGCTACGCCCTGGGAGTCGCCTACACCTTCCGGCGCAGCTTCCCGGAGGCGGGCGAGGCCCTGAGCAAGGCCCGGGAAGGCGTGCAGGAGGAGGTCGGCATCGCCTCGCTCGACGAGGCTGACCGGGAGTTGCGCCGATCAAAGCGACGTGCGGCCGCAGGCGTGGATGCATGGCCCATGTTCGGGCAGATTGCGGCCCATGGCGCCATGACCATGCAGCAGGTCACGCCGCCCTTGGAGATCGCCTGGGAGTTCGTGACGAAGGACCAGATCGTCGCCTCGCCGGTGGTCCGCGACAACACGGTCTACATCGGCTCACGCGACAAGCGCCTCTACGCCATCGACACCGGCAAGGGCACCGCCCGCTGGAGCTTCGATGCACCCGAACGCATTGAGAGTGCAGCGGCTCTCTCGCAGGAGCTGGTCTGCTTCGGCACCCTGAGCGGGTCGGTCCACGGCCTTGACGTGGCCTCAGGCGAGCAGCGCTGGAAGGTCTCCCTGGAAGGGCCGGTACGGTCCTCCTGCGTGATCGATGGCGACGGCCTGTACGTCGGTACCCGTGCCGGCGAGCTCGTGCGTCTGGCGGTTCCAACCGGCGAGGAGGTCTGGAAGCGTACGCTGCCCGGTGAGATCTCCGCAGCACCGGCGGTCTATGAGGACCTCGTGCTGGTCGGCTGCTGGGATGCGGGCATCCATGCTCTGAACACTACGGACGGCAGTGAGGTGTGGGTCTTCAAAGCGCAGGCCCCGGTTTCCTCCTCCCCGGCCGTAGCCGAGGGAACCGTCTACTGCGGCTCCGATGACCACGGGCTCTACGCCTTGACCACTCGTGACGGTGAGCTGATCTGGCGCGCCGATCTCAAGGGCCAGGTCCGATCCTCTGGGGCACTGACGGAGGAGCTCGTCATCGTAGGCAGCACAGACGGCAAGTGCTACGCCGTGTCACGGGCAACCGGCGAGATCGTGTGGGCCACCGAGACAGCGGAGGAGATCATGGCAGCGCCCTCGGTCTCCGGTGAGTTCGTGTACGTCGGCTCCCGGGATGGCGCGCTCTACGCCCTTTCGGTCCATGATGGCGAGGTCGTGTGGCGCCATCAGACCGCCTATGGTCTGTACTCCGCACCGGCCATCGCCGAGCAGACGGTGTTCGTGGGCTTGGACTACTACAACCTGGCGGCCTTCCGGCCCCAGGCGGAACTTGGCGTGGGCAAGAAGCGATGA
- a CDS encoding TIM barrel protein: MAVVKLSACVEMIFRNVPEFVDRIDKVAETGLKAFEFWGWSNKDLPAIRERADKCGIDLACFGGASSAPMVDPQCTAQWIKDAEVSIAKAKEFGCPSLIATTGNELPIAREIQHAAIVACLKGIAPVAEAQGITIVLEPLNILVNHAGYYLSTSKEGFEILREVSSPRVKLLYDAYHQQVTEGNLIQTFSENIDLIGHFHMADVPGRHEPLTGELNYENIFKAIAATGYQGYVGMEFAPTGCHTEACKTTLKLAGG, from the coding sequence ATGGCTGTCGTCAAACTCTCTGCTTGCGTGGAAATGATCTTCCGCAACGTGCCCGAGTTCGTGGACCGCATCGACAAGGTAGCCGAGACCGGCCTCAAGGCCTTTGAGTTCTGGGGCTGGAGCAACAAGGACCTCCCGGCGATTCGCGAGCGCGCTGACAAGTGCGGCATCGACCTCGCCTGCTTCGGTGGCGCATCCTCCGCCCCGATGGTCGACCCCCAGTGCACCGCCCAGTGGATCAAGGATGCCGAGGTGTCCATCGCCAAGGCCAAGGAGTTCGGCTGCCCGAGCCTCATCGCCACCACCGGCAATGAGCTGCCGATCGCGCGCGAGATCCAGCATGCCGCGATCGTCGCCTGCCTCAAGGGCATCGCGCCGGTTGCCGAGGCACAAGGCATTACCATCGTTCTGGAGCCGCTGAACATTCTGGTCAACCACGCCGGCTACTACCTGTCCACCTCGAAGGAAGGCTTCGAGATCCTGCGCGAGGTGAGCAGCCCGCGGGTCAAGCTCCTGTACGATGCATACCATCAGCAGGTCACCGAGGGGAACCTCATCCAGACCTTCAGCGAGAACATCGACCTCATCGGCCACTTCCACATGGCCGACGTTCCGGGCCGCCACGAGCCGCTCACCGGCGAACTCAACTACGAGAACATCTTCAAGGCCATCGCAGCCACGGGCTACCAGGGCTACGTCGGCATGGAGTTCGCTCCGACCGGCTGCCACACCGAGGCCTGCAAGACGACGCTCAAGCTGGCCGGAGGCTAG
- the dnaG gene encoding DNA primase, which yields MDFESVKEEIKRRVKLEDIVSQHVALQRAGSRLRARCPFHQEKTPSFYVNPALGFWKCFGCGAGGDVFDFVMRIEGLTFSEAGERLAERVGLQWRVEPGEEARAKRRELARRANELAVDYFEKLLRTPAGNEGLDYLYRRQFTDETITRFRLGWAADSWDQLLRYLRQQGLDEGVAVQAGLAKERATGGAYDVFRRRVVFPIMDVSGRTIGFGGRALDPDDPAKYLNTADTPMFKKGHHVYALGLARPAIVREKSAVIVEGYTDVISLHQAGVENVVACLGTALTQDHLNLLSRYAEEIILAYDADAAGIGAAARNIPMLEACAAEVKIVLLPTGLDPDDLVKQQGAEGFRLALAKRSTPVEYEIELKFAQQRDRGPDGVLRAAREAVEVLLRVPDRTRRDEFLRRAADLWGQGHPGRTAAMERSLREEVKVRLGQREAPSHNRAESPRDRGFITATVARQASEVDVGVQAAERELLCAALMRREWAVQVTAQVEPEEFNLELHQRIAAALGEALTEAADYSAAEVLKHLETDQEAWELAATLTLEEPQQVDEVLSTNITTIKNYRSSGGYRGLYEVPAEEEDAPLPQVADWEALRQRVTEKINAGTLDPEDPDYILYRTYTARFHGKGQLGFVGGESGTVRGEGAQTVARDTGRQGPEALADLLPEDDDPFAEEGS from the coding sequence ATGGACTTCGAGTCAGTAAAGGAAGAGATCAAGCGTCGGGTCAAGCTGGAGGACATCGTCTCGCAGCACGTGGCCCTACAGCGCGCCGGGAGTCGTCTGCGGGCTCGTTGCCCCTTCCACCAGGAGAAGACCCCCTCGTTCTACGTCAACCCGGCTCTCGGATTCTGGAAGTGCTTCGGCTGCGGGGCCGGAGGCGACGTCTTCGACTTCGTGATGCGCATCGAGGGCCTCACCTTCAGCGAGGCCGGAGAGCGCTTGGCCGAGCGTGTGGGGCTGCAATGGCGCGTCGAGCCCGGCGAGGAGGCCAGGGCGAAGCGCCGGGAGCTTGCCCGAAGGGCCAACGAACTGGCAGTAGACTACTTCGAGAAGCTCCTGCGCACACCCGCCGGCAACGAAGGGCTCGACTACCTCTATCGGCGGCAGTTCACCGATGAGACCATCACGCGTTTCCGCCTCGGGTGGGCCGCCGATAGCTGGGACCAACTCCTGCGATACTTGCGGCAACAGGGCCTCGACGAAGGTGTGGCGGTGCAGGCCGGGCTCGCCAAGGAGCGGGCGACCGGCGGCGCCTATGATGTCTTTCGCCGGCGCGTGGTGTTCCCGATCATGGACGTGAGTGGGCGCACCATCGGCTTCGGCGGCCGAGCCCTCGACCCGGACGATCCTGCGAAGTACCTGAACACGGCCGACACGCCGATGTTCAAGAAGGGCCACCACGTCTACGCCCTCGGACTCGCGCGACCGGCAATCGTGCGCGAGAAAAGCGCGGTGATCGTCGAAGGCTATACAGATGTCATCAGCCTCCATCAGGCGGGGGTAGAGAACGTGGTGGCGTGCCTGGGGACGGCACTGACCCAGGACCACCTCAACTTGCTCTCCCGCTATGCCGAGGAGATCATCCTGGCCTACGACGCGGACGCGGCAGGAATCGGGGCTGCGGCGCGGAACATACCGATGCTGGAAGCCTGCGCGGCCGAGGTCAAGATCGTGCTCTTACCGACGGGTCTGGACCCTGACGACCTCGTCAAGCAGCAGGGGGCGGAAGGATTCCGCCTGGCACTGGCGAAACGTTCCACGCCGGTCGAATACGAGATCGAGTTGAAGTTCGCCCAGCAGAGGGACCGCGGTCCAGACGGGGTATTGCGGGCGGCTCGCGAAGCGGTAGAGGTGCTTCTGCGGGTCCCGGATCGCACACGCCGTGACGAGTTCCTCCGACGTGCAGCCGACCTGTGGGGACAAGGGCATCCCGGGCGAACGGCGGCGATGGAGAGGTCGCTGCGGGAGGAAGTCAAAGTCCGGCTGGGGCAGCGTGAGGCACCATCGCACAACCGCGCCGAGTCTCCCCGCGACCGCGGGTTCATTACCGCGACGGTGGCGCGCCAGGCCTCTGAGGTGGACGTGGGTGTTCAGGCGGCGGAACGCGAGTTGCTGTGTGCGGCTCTGATGCGGCGTGAGTGGGCAGTCCAGGTGACCGCCCAGGTCGAGCCCGAGGAGTTCAACCTGGAGCTCCACCAGAGGATCGCGGCGGCGCTCGGTGAGGCTCTGACGGAGGCGGCAGACTACAGTGCCGCAGAGGTGCTCAAGCATCTGGAAACGGACCAGGAAGCGTGGGAGTTGGCCGCTACCCTGACCCTTGAAGAGCCTCAGCAGGTGGACGAAGTCCTGTCCACGAACATCACAACCATCAAGAACTATCGCTCAAGTGGAGGCTACCGCGGCCTCTATGAAGTGCCTGCCGAAGAAGAGGATGCACCCTTGCCCCAGGTTGCCGACTGGGAGGCGTTGCGCCAACGGGTAACGGAGAAGATCAACGCCGGTACCCTGGATCCAGAGGACCCGGATTACATCCTCTATAGGACGTACACGGCGCGGTTCCATGGGAAAGGCCAGTTGGGGTTTGTCGGCGGGGAGAGCGGCACCGTGAGGGGCGAGGGCGCCCAAACGGTCGCCAGGGACACGGGCCGGCAGGGCCCGGAGGCGCTTGCAGACCTGCTGCCCGAAGATGATGACCCGTTTGCAGAGGAAGGGAGTTGA
- a CDS encoding tetratricopeptide repeat protein has product MNRHVPLMITLGLLVLAVSLLAGLRQPVLRSLDQMRTEYVALGHLNEAFLCAHSRPARRQEAISHMDRALALGPSQANVVGAAAEIYVAAGAYDRALQMMSKQMNPNPYLLAQCRLHEGKVREGTQILVGIGRAASRSLESRRSDDPLRAATAMELNNAGYLLADAGVALPQAQRMLETAVDVLPLDVNCVDSLGWLFYRTGDYRRAIFFLERAVRLQASPAEPELLYHLGAAYARQGDRRRAVKMLMKAQALDPEHPEVRRELRTMRWLLPSPAMACAESAAS; this is encoded by the coding sequence ATGAACCGTCACGTACCGCTGATGATCACTCTCGGGCTACTGGTGCTTGCTGTGTCCCTGCTTGCGGGGCTGCGGCAGCCGGTCCTGCGTAGCCTGGACCAGATGCGGACCGAGTACGTGGCCCTGGGGCATCTCAATGAGGCCTTCCTGTGCGCCCACAGTCGACCGGCCAGGCGGCAGGAGGCCATCAGCCACATGGACCGCGCGCTGGCTCTCGGACCTTCACAGGCCAACGTCGTCGGTGCGGCAGCGGAGATCTATGTCGCTGCCGGAGCCTATGACCGCGCGCTCCAGATGATGTCGAAGCAGATGAACCCCAATCCGTATCTGCTCGCCCAGTGTCGCCTGCACGAGGGCAAAGTCCGTGAGGGCACACAGATACTGGTGGGGATTGGTCGGGCGGCATCTCGATCCCTTGAGAGCAGGCGGAGCGACGACCCCCTGCGTGCAGCAACGGCCATGGAGCTCAACAACGCCGGTTACCTGCTGGCCGATGCTGGTGTTGCGCTCCCGCAGGCCCAGCGGATGCTGGAGACCGCCGTCGACGTCCTGCCGCTGGATGTCAACTGCGTCGACAGCCTTGGGTGGCTGTTCTACCGCACGGGCGACTACCGGCGAGCCATATTCTTCCTTGAGCGCGCGGTGCGATTGCAGGCGTCACCGGCGGAACCAGAGCTGCTCTACCACCTCGGTGCCGCCTACGCTCGCCAGGGCGACCGCAGGCGAGCCGTGAAGATGCTGATGAAAGCCCAGGCGCTCGACCCGGAGCATCCGGAGGTCCGCCGCGAACTCAGAACAATGCGCTGGCTGCTGCCGAGCCCGGCCATGGCCTGCGCCGAATCTGCAGCTTCCTGA
- a CDS encoding pyridoxal phosphate-dependent aminotransferase — protein MEDLRIISDFALSLEASPTMAMDTLAKKMRAEGKDVLSFAIGEPDFPTPANVCEAAKRAIDQGLTKYTPASGTPDLKKAIVAAAERDLGLTYEPDQVVVSNGGKHALMNIWRTLLNPGDEVLLFAPYWVSYPEQVRMAGGVPVVISTSGETDFQPDLDEVRAKISKRTVAMLINSPSNPTGGVFTAETLESLAHIAQSNGLTIISDEIYKHILFDGRKHASAAQLDADLKERTIIADGVAKTYAMTGWRIGWMIAPKQFAKRAGNLQSQETSNPCSISQAASIEALSGPQDSVTTMRNAFQERRDYLVPALNAIPGIKCPNPGGAFYVFPDITAHLGRTLKGTPINNSRDFVVYLLQNAGVSTVHGSASGSEGYFRISFACSMEQLKEGVRRIAEALQ, from the coding sequence ATGGAGGATCTGCGCATCATCTCGGACTTCGCGCTGTCGCTGGAAGCCTCACCCACGATGGCGATGGACACTCTGGCCAAGAAGATGAGAGCGGAGGGGAAGGACGTCCTCTCCTTCGCCATCGGCGAGCCCGACTTCCCGACACCGGCGAACGTCTGTGAGGCCGCCAAGCGTGCCATCGATCAGGGCCTGACCAAGTACACACCCGCGTCAGGGACGCCCGATCTCAAGAAGGCCATCGTCGCCGCTGCCGAGCGCGACCTCGGACTCACCTACGAGCCCGATCAGGTCGTCGTCAGCAATGGCGGCAAGCACGCCCTGATGAACATCTGGCGCACGCTGCTCAACCCCGGCGACGAGGTTCTGCTCTTCGCGCCCTACTGGGTCAGCTACCCCGAGCAGGTGCGGATGGCTGGCGGCGTCCCGGTAGTGATCTCCACCTCCGGCGAGACCGACTTCCAGCCCGACCTCGACGAGGTGCGGGCGAAGATCAGCAAGCGAACGGTCGCCATGCTCATCAACAGCCCCTCAAATCCCACCGGCGGCGTCTTCACTGCCGAGACCCTTGAGAGCTTGGCGCACATCGCTCAGTCAAACGGCCTCACCATCATCTCCGATGAGATCTACAAGCACATCCTCTTCGACGGTCGCAAGCATGCGAGCGCCGCTCAGCTCGACGCCGACCTCAAAGAGCGCACCATCATCGCCGACGGTGTGGCCAAGACCTACGCAATGACCGGCTGGCGCATCGGCTGGATGATCGCTCCGAAGCAGTTCGCCAAGCGCGCCGGCAACCTCCAGAGTCAGGAGACCTCCAATCCCTGTTCCATCTCGCAGGCCGCCTCCATCGAGGCGCTGTCCGGTCCCCAGGACTCCGTCACCACCATGCGCAACGCCTTCCAGGAGCGCAGGGACTACCTCGTGCCGGCGCTGAACGCGATCCCCGGCATCAAGTGCCCGAATCCCGGCGGCGCCTTCTACGTCTTCCCGGACATCACCGCACACTTGGGCCGGACGCTCAAGGGCACGCCCATCAACAACTCCAGGGACTTCGTAGTCTACCTGCTGCAGAACGCCGGCGTCAGCACGGTCCACGGCAGCGCCTCCGGATCGGAAGGCTACTTCCGCATCAGCTTCGCCTGCAGCATGGAGCAGCTCAAAGAGGGTGTGCGGCGCATCGCCGAGGCCCTGCAGTAG
- a CDS encoding rod shape-determining protein, producing the protein MRLPWGDELAIDLGTANTHICVKDAGVVVREPSVIAFDAGGRRPVAVGLEAKRMLERDVEGVVVVRPIRSGVVANFDAAVAMLRSFIQQALGHRPLFNPLVIISHPNDATLVEQRALVDAVRAAGGGQLLSVQRALATALGGGLQISGDASQLVIDLGAGITNVSVVAMGLATTGISIRYGGDDLDESLRRAIKRTQGIRISPSSAEQVKLHVGTLLPPDQSESMRVDGVGANGEPAVGADISLTDIPDLLARSLNRVVSEIAWLLEELPPRQQSEVAATGAVLTGGGALLGGIDSYFAEMLGIPVKVATDPPSCTILGLEAVLNDPHALSLGGRRFKTAG; encoded by the coding sequence ATGCGACTTCCCTGGGGCGACGAGCTCGCCATTGACCTCGGTACGGCTAACACGCACATCTGCGTCAAGGACGCAGGTGTGGTCGTGCGTGAGCCGTCGGTGATCGCCTTCGACGCCGGAGGTAGGCGCCCTGTTGCCGTAGGCCTCGAGGCCAAGCGGATGCTGGAGCGTGATGTCGAGGGCGTCGTTGTGGTGCGTCCCATCCGCAGCGGTGTCGTTGCCAACTTCGATGCGGCCGTGGCCATGCTTCGCAGCTTCATCCAGCAGGCCCTCGGCCATCGCCCTCTGTTCAACCCCCTGGTCATCATCTCCCATCCCAACGATGCTACCCTTGTCGAGCAGCGAGCACTGGTGGATGCGGTGCGGGCTGCAGGTGGCGGCCAACTCCTGAGCGTTCAGCGAGCCCTGGCAACCGCCCTCGGTGGTGGGCTGCAGATCAGCGGCGACGCGAGCCAGCTGGTCATTGACCTCGGGGCGGGGATCACCAATGTCAGTGTCGTTGCCATGGGCCTGGCGACGACGGGCATCTCGATTCGGTACGGTGGCGACGACCTCGATGAATCGCTGCGTCGGGCGATCAAGCGCACGCAGGGGATCCGCATCAGCCCTTCCTCGGCGGAGCAAGTGAAGCTCCACGTGGGCACGCTACTGCCGCCGGACCAGAGTGAATCGATGCGGGTAGACGGTGTGGGCGCAAATGGTGAGCCGGCTGTGGGCGCTGATATTAGCCTCACCGACATTCCCGACCTGCTGGCCCGGTCGCTCAACCGGGTGGTCAGTGAGATTGCCTGGCTGCTCGAGGAGCTTCCGCCGCGACAGCAGAGCGAGGTTGCAGCCACCGGCGCGGTTCTCACTGGTGGCGGGGCTCTGCTCGGCGGCATTGACAGCTACTTCGCCGAGATGCTGGGCATTCCGGTGAAGGTGGCGACCGATCCCCCGTCCTGCACGATTCTTGGACTTGAGGCGGTTCTCAACGATCCGCACGCCCTATCTCTCGGCGGGCGAAGGTTCAAGACCGCAGGATAG
- a CDS encoding Gfo/Idh/MocA family oxidoreductase, translating to MSKQTVNCAIIGYGGAFNMGLHHSNSINQVEGMQVVAVCDLDKARTAQAERDLPGIRTYNEVKELLKDDGVDLCVVILPHNLHAPVAIECSKAGKHVVTEKPMCLTIKEATAMITAAKKADKMLTVFHNRRHDGDFKALRDAVQKGLIGQVFHVEMWGGGFNAPRNWWRADKAISGGAFYDWGAHYLDWLLNIIPEKIDYVTGHFHKRVWHQMTNEDHVEAIIRFRNGAVANVQQSTIAMVGKPRWRVLGTEGAIVDAGGQFTYHTQKNGVPVQGVIKYQESDWPTYYKNLGDHLLRGAGLEVKPEEARRVIAIMECAEKSSETGKTVKVPYED from the coding sequence GTGTCCAAGCAGACGGTCAACTGTGCCATTATCGGGTACGGCGGCGCCTTCAACATGGGCCTGCACCACTCGAACTCGATCAACCAGGTCGAGGGGATGCAGGTCGTGGCAGTGTGCGACCTGGACAAGGCCCGGACCGCTCAGGCGGAAAGGGACCTGCCCGGCATCCGCACCTACAACGAGGTGAAGGAGCTGCTGAAGGACGACGGCGTGGACCTGTGCGTCGTGATCCTGCCGCACAACCTCCATGCTCCGGTGGCGATTGAGTGCTCCAAGGCGGGCAAGCACGTGGTGACTGAGAAGCCCATGTGCCTGACGATCAAGGAAGCCACAGCGATGATCACGGCGGCCAAGAAGGCCGACAAGATGCTTACCGTGTTCCACAACCGCCGCCATGATGGCGACTTCAAAGCGCTGCGGGACGCGGTGCAGAAGGGGCTCATCGGGCAGGTGTTCCATGTCGAGATGTGGGGTGGCGGGTTCAACGCTCCGCGGAACTGGTGGCGAGCGGACAAGGCCATCTCGGGTGGTGCCTTCTACGACTGGGGCGCTCACTATCTCGACTGGCTGCTGAACATCATCCCCGAGAAGATCGACTACGTGACGGGGCACTTCCACAAGCGCGTCTGGCACCAGATGACCAACGAGGACCACGTTGAGGCGATCATCCGCTTCCGCAACGGCGCGGTGGCCAACGTCCAGCAGTCAACGATTGCGATGGTCGGCAAGCCCCGGTGGCGCGTCCTGGGGACCGAAGGTGCGATCGTCGACGCCGGTGGGCAGTTCACCTACCACACCCAGAAGAACGGGGTGCCGGTGCAGGGCGTGATCAAGTACCAGGAGTCGGACTGGCCGACCTACTACAAGAACCTGGGAGACCACCTCCTCCGGGGTGCCGGACTCGAGGTCAAGCCAGAGGAGGCACGACGGGTCATTGCCATCATGGAGTGCGCGGAGAAGTCCTCGGAGACCGGCAAGACGGTGAAGGTGCCGTACGAGGACTGA